AAAATAAGAATTATCTAAAAACAAAATCCCTTACTCAGTTGGAACCGAGCAAGGGAAGACTAGGATCTATCGCCATATAGGTTTAAAGATTTTCAAAGGCCGTCATTCCACCTTGAACATTGATAACGTCATAATCCTGTTCAGCTAGAAATTGACAAGCACGTGCTGACCTCATCCCAGATTTGCAAATGACATAATACAAGAGGTCCTTGTCCAATTGATCATAAGTATCAGCCAATTGACTAAGTGGTAGGTTCTGAGCAACTTCTAAATGAAGCGTCTCAAACTCATCCACTTCTCTCACGTCTAAAACGGAAAGGGACCCTTTCTGGTAAAGCTTGTAAAATTCATCGAAGGAAATTTCTTTCATTCTTTTTCTCCTAAAATCGTTTTAATTCTTTTTTTCAAATCGGGCACCACTTCTGACTCAAACCAAGGATTCTTAGCCATCCAGATTTGATTTCGTGGTGAGGGGTGAACTAGTGGAAAATAGGTTGGTAAGTAGTTCTGGTAATGTTTTACCCTTTCTGTCACCTTGCCACTAACTTTCTCATGTAAATAATAGGCTTGGGCATACTGCCCAATCAAGAGAGTTAATTGGATATCGGGCAACTCTTGCAAGAGTTGCGGATGCCATTTTTCGGCAAAGCCTTTACGAGGTGGAAGATCACCTGACTTGCCATGCCCCGGAAAGTAGAAATCCATGGGCAATACTGCAAAATAACCCGAATTGTAAAAGGTATCTTCATCCACACCTAGCCAGTCCCGCAAGCGGTCACCACTCTTATCCTTCCAATAAATACCTGCTTCTTGTGTTTTAAGTCCAGGAGCCTGACCGACAATATTGATGCGAGCTGTCTTTGGCGCTGCAAAGAGTGGCTCTATTCCGCGTTCGGTATAGCTGGTATTCTGTGGATCCGCCATAATGGCTTGCTTGATTCTTTCGATTTGAGACATCTGTTTTCCCTCCAAAAAGAAGTCCAAGCATAACATCTCAGACTTCTATCGTTTTATTTGATCAATTCATAAATAGCTTCAGCATAGATTGCTGCTGCTCGGAAGAGATCGTCCAAGGCGATAAATTCATTGGCTTGGTGCATGGTATCGATTGAGTCCGGGAACATAGCACCGTAGGCAACCCCACGTTCCAGCAAGCGACCAAAGGTTCCACCTCCGATGACTTGCTCGTGACCTTTAAGACCAGTTTGTTTTTCATAAACATTCAACAAGGTTTGCACAAGCGAATCTTCCATTGGCACATAGTGAGGGGTGTGACCGTGTTCAGAAAGGCTAACAGAAGCAACTGGCAAGTTTTCAAGGATTGACTGGATCTGCTCTGGACTGGTTCCTTTTGGATAACGGAAGTTGAGGGCAATGGTATTGTCAGCACTTGCTTCGTCAAAGCGGAAAACACCTGCATTCATAGAAAGGGCACCCATCTTTTCATCCACATGAGCCACCTTGAGATTTTCGCCCTCATGGTCATTCAAGAGAATCTTACCAGCGATGTCGAGGTAGTCTTTGGCTGGTCCTGCAAAGTCAAACTGACTGAGAAAGAGGGCCAGGTAAGTTGCACCGTTGACACCTGAAGCAGGCATAGCACCATGAGCTGATTTACCAATGAT
This Streptococcus oralis DNA region includes the following protein-coding sequences:
- a CDS encoding rhodanese-like domain-containing protein, which produces MKEISFDEFYKLYQKGSLSVLDVREVDEFETLHLEVAQNLPLSQLADTYDQLDKDLLYYVICKSGMRSARACQFLAEQDYDVINVQGGMTAFENL
- a CDS encoding uracil-DNA glycosylase family protein gives rise to the protein MSQIERIKQAIMADPQNTSYTERGIEPLFAAPKTARINIVGQAPGLKTQEAGIYWKDKSGDRLRDWLGVDEDTFYNSGYFAVLPMDFYFPGHGKSGDLPPRKGFAEKWHPQLLQELPDIQLTLLIGQYAQAYYLHEKVSGKVTERVKHYQNYLPTYFPLVHPSPRNQIWMAKNPWFESEVVPDLKKRIKTILGEKE